A section of the Neisseria dumasiana genome encodes:
- a CDS encoding IS1595 family transposase: MKITHCKLKKSLQRKLLEYFVLEVTARSAADILGIQPNTAILFYRKIRLVISRHLALEADQVFEGAIELDESYFGGKRKGKRGRGAAGKVVVFGILKRGGKVYTVVVNNARKESLFPVITRKITPDSVVYTDCLSSYDVLDVSGFHHHRINHSKKFADRHNHINGIENFWNQAKRVLRKYNGIDRKSFPLFLKECEFRFNFGTPKQQLKTLRLWCGV, translated from the coding sequence ATGAAGATAACCCACTGTAAGTTAAAGAAGAGTCTGCAAAGAAAACTGCTTGAATATTTTGTATTGGAAGTAACCGCACGTTCTGCTGCCGATATCTTGGGTATTCAGCCCAATACGGCTATTCTCTTCTACCGTAAAATCCGTCTTGTTATCAGCCGTCATTTGGCTTTGGAAGCAGATCAGGTTTTTGAGGGCGCTATAGAATTGGATGAGAGCTATTTCGGCGGTAAGCGTAAAGGAAAGCGCGGTAGGGGAGCAGCAGGTAAAGTGGTGGTTTTCGGTATCCTTAAACGTGGAGGTAAGGTTTATACGGTTGTAGTGAATAATGCCCGAAAGGAAAGTTTATTTCCTGTTATTACAAGGAAAATTACACCTGATAGCGTAGTTTATACGGACTGCCTGAGCAGTTACGACGTGTTGGATGTCAGCGGTTTTCACCATCACAGGATTAATCACAGCAAAAAGTTTGCCGACCGACACAACCATATCAACGGCATTGAGAATTTTTGGAATCAGGCGAAACGTGTCTTGCGCAAATACAACGGAATCGACCGAAAATCTTTTCCTCTGTTCTTGAAAGAATGTGAGTTTCGTTTTAACTTCGGGACACCAAAGCAGCAGTTAAAAACTTTGCGGCTTTGGTGTGGTGTTTAG
- a CDS encoding DUF4126 domain-containing protein → MNFDTILSIALGIGLAAGTGFRVFLPLFALSVSAYFGVWPLNENWQWLASTNALIILGIAAITESLSYLIPFVDNLLDTIAVPLAGLAGTAVMASTAADLSPAVTWALAIIAGGGAAAAIKGTNAVTRAASTATTGGLANPVFSIIETGIAVVMSILSLFVPILAVFVVLMVAFWLYRKYTRYQRNRRQAVG, encoded by the coding sequence ATGAACTTCGATACCATTCTCAGCATTGCCCTCGGCATAGGTTTAGCAGCCGGCACAGGCTTCCGCGTATTTCTTCCTTTATTTGCCCTTAGTGTTTCCGCCTATTTCGGCGTATGGCCGCTCAATGAAAACTGGCAATGGCTGGCCAGCACCAACGCTTTGATTATCTTAGGCATTGCTGCCATTACTGAATCATTAAGCTACCTGATTCCTTTTGTAGACAACCTGCTCGACACCATTGCCGTTCCTCTGGCCGGTTTGGCGGGCACGGCGGTTATGGCATCAACCGCCGCCGATTTAAGCCCGGCGGTTACTTGGGCTTTGGCCATCATTGCAGGCGGCGGTGCTGCGGCGGCGATAAAAGGCACCAATGCCGTTACCCGTGCAGCCAGTACCGCCACTACCGGCGGCTTGGCCAACCCGGTATTTTCAATTATCGAAACAGGCATTGCCGTGGTGATGAGCATATTAAGCCTGTTTGTACCTATTTTGGCAGTATTTGTAGTATTAATGGTGGCATTTTGGCTCTACCGCAAATACACACGCTATCAACGCAACCGTCGGCAGGCGGTCGGTTAG
- the greB gene encoding transcription elongation factor GreB codes for MSTDTQKNYITPTGWQALKDELYNLVNKERPEIVQIVNWAAGNGDRSENGDYLYGKRRMREIDRRIRFLTKRLEAAHVVDPETREATDQVFFGATVELLRGDGSEQIVRIVGIDEIDTAKNKISWISPLARCLIKAREGDEVVLNGPEGREVIEILSVEYVRIE; via the coding sequence ATGAGTACGGATACTCAAAAAAACTACATCACCCCCACAGGTTGGCAGGCGTTGAAAGACGAGCTGTACAATCTCGTTAACAAAGAACGCCCCGAAATCGTACAGATTGTCAACTGGGCGGCCGGCAACGGCGACCGTAGTGAAAACGGCGACTACCTTTACGGTAAACGCCGCATGCGCGAAATAGACCGGCGCATCCGCTTTCTAACCAAACGTTTGGAAGCAGCGCATGTGGTTGACCCCGAAACCCGCGAAGCGACGGATCAGGTGTTTTTCGGTGCAACAGTAGAACTTTTGCGCGGCGACGGCAGCGAACAGATTGTGAGAATTGTCGGTATCGATGAAATCGACACAGCAAAAAACAAAATATCGTGGATTTCTCCGCTCGCCCGCTGCTTAATCAAAGCCAGAGAGGGCGACGAAGTGGTGCTGAACGGCCCTGAAGGTCGCGAAGTAATCGAAATACTTTCGGTAGAATATGTGCGGATAGAATAA
- a CDS encoding L-lactate permease, translating into MSMLHTFLALLPILTVFVLLVVMRLPAKVSMLAAYLVTAALALFAWGAAFNTVAAATVNGVIVALTILYIVFGAILMLNTLKESGALKSIRQGFMDISPDRRVQVIIAAWLFGSLIEGSSGFGTPSAVVAPLLLVLGFPAMAAVMSVLIIQSTPVSFGAVGTPLLLGVNSGISNKADVAAAIAPATVEQYLFQITGNVGLLHALVGFLIPLILCGMLTRFFGEKRSFVEGLKAWKFALFAGLAFTVPYFLVARFMGPEFPSLVGGFIGLLLVVPAAKRGLFVPKEVFDFPVRDKWDSHWSGSLTAEQGDDGKPAFSVFRAFSPYVIVIALLVLTRVVAPLKSFLTGELTTIKLANLFGTKISSSVQFGYSPGTILILVAIACIFIFKMDMKNFKRGWGDAGKTLIAAAPALFFAVPMVQVFINSQSANMDVAGALPAMPMVLAQSAAHAFESFWPNVSPWIGALGAFIAGSNTISNMMFSYFQFSTAQQIGLNADLSTVVVAAQAIGGAAGNMISVHNVVAAAAVVGLLNREGEVIRKTLLPMLYYVVQAGFIAQALISGSIGWWIAAVAFPLVFLVLMSSSKGKAKA; encoded by the coding sequence ATGAGTATGCTTCATACTTTTTTGGCATTGCTGCCGATTCTGACAGTCTTTGTGCTGTTGGTCGTCATGCGCCTGCCTGCCAAAGTATCTATGCTGGCAGCGTATTTGGTTACCGCTGCATTGGCACTGTTTGCATGGGGAGCGGCGTTTAATACCGTAGCCGCCGCCACCGTAAACGGTGTGATTGTGGCTTTAACCATTCTTTACATTGTGTTCGGTGCCATTTTGATGCTGAACACGTTGAAAGAAAGTGGTGCGTTAAAGTCGATCCGGCAAGGATTTATGGATATTTCCCCCGACCGCCGCGTTCAAGTCATCATTGCGGCTTGGTTGTTCGGTTCTCTGATCGAAGGTTCTTCCGGCTTCGGTACGCCTTCCGCCGTGGTTGCCCCCTTATTGTTGGTTTTGGGTTTTCCCGCTATGGCGGCTGTTATGTCGGTATTGATTATTCAGTCGACTCCGGTATCGTTCGGTGCGGTTGGCACGCCGTTACTGTTGGGCGTTAACTCAGGTATCAGCAACAAGGCAGACGTAGCTGCTGCTATTGCACCTGCAACTGTTGAGCAATACCTATTTCAGATTACGGGTAACGTCGGCCTGCTGCACGCTTTGGTAGGTTTCCTGATTCCGTTGATTCTTTGCGGTATGTTAACCCGCTTCTTCGGTGAAAAACGCTCTTTTGTCGAAGGTTTGAAAGCATGGAAATTTGCTTTGTTTGCAGGCTTGGCCTTTACCGTGCCTTATTTCTTGGTTGCCCGTTTTATGGGGCCGGAGTTCCCTTCTTTGGTGGGCGGTTTCATAGGTTTGCTGCTGGTAGTGCCCGCAGCCAAACGCGGCCTGTTTGTGCCTAAAGAAGTATTTGATTTCCCTGTGCGCGATAAATGGGATTCGCATTGGAGCGGTTCGCTGACTGCGGAACAAGGAGATGACGGCAAACCCGCATTTTCAGTTTTTCGTGCATTTTCGCCTTATGTGATTGTAATAGCATTGTTGGTGCTGACCCGTGTTGTAGCTCCGCTTAAATCTTTCCTTACCGGCGAGTTGACTACCATCAAGCTGGCTAATCTGTTCGGCACTAAAATCAGCAGTTCCGTACAATTCGGCTACTCTCCCGGTACGATTTTGATTTTGGTTGCGATTGCATGTATTTTCATTTTCAAAATGGACATGAAAAATTTCAAACGCGGCTGGGGTGATGCGGGTAAAACACTGATTGCTGCCGCACCTGCGTTGTTCTTTGCAGTGCCGATGGTTCAAGTGTTTATCAATTCGCAGTCTGCCAATATGGATGTGGCCGGTGCACTACCTGCCATGCCTATGGTTTTGGCTCAAAGTGCCGCCCATGCTTTTGAAAGCTTTTGGCCGAATGTTTCGCCTTGGATCGGTGCATTGGGTGCTTTTATTGCAGGCTCCAATACCATCAGTAACATGATGTTCTCTTACTTCCAGTTTTCAACTGCGCAGCAAATTGGATTGAACGCCGATTTGTCTACGGTAGTGGTAGCAGCGCAAGCCATCGGTGGTGCGGCAGGTAATATGATTTCCGTGCATAACGTGGTAGCTGCCGCAGCTGTGGTAGGTTTGCTCAACCGCGAAGGTGAAGTGATCCGTAAAACTCTGTTGCCCATGCTGTATTATGTGGTTCAGGCAGGATTTATTGCCCAAGCATTGATTTCAGGAAGTATCGGCTGGTGGATTGCTGCTGTCGCTTTCCCGTTGGTATTCTTGGTTCTGATGTCTTCTTCAAAAGGCAAAGCCAAAGCCTGA